GCGGGGCCAGCCGCACGCGCGCCGCGCTGGAAGTCAGCCCGAACCTGTGGGCCGGGGTGGGACTGGTGCGCGGCGGCGCCGGCACGGCGCTGGTGGGCGATCCGCGTACCGTGGCGGCCCGCATGGAGGAATATGCCGCGCTGGGCATCGACACGTTCATCCTGTCTGGCTATCCGCACCTGGAAGAGGCGTACCGGTTTGCCGAACTGGTGTTCCCGCTGCTGCCGCGCACGGTGCGCGACAAGCTGCCCGGCCAGGTGCTGTCCGGCCCGTTTGGCGAAGTCATGGCGACGGGCCTCGTCCCGCGCGCCTCGCAAAGCTGAAAGGGGACCGATCATGACCGATTCCCGACCGAACAAGCGGCCCGGACTGGGCCAGGCCGTGGCGCCGTGGGTGGTGCCCGTGCTGCTGATCGTGGCGTGGCAGGCCGCGTCGCAACTGGGCTGGCTGTCGAGCCGCGTGCTGCCCGCGCCGCTGGCCGTGGTGGAGGCCGGCTGGTCGCTGGCGAAGTCCGGCGAGCTCTGGCGCCATGTCTGGGTCAGCACGTGGCGCGCGCTGATCGGGCTGGCCGTGGGCGGCGGGCTGGGGCTGGTGCTCGGGCTGCTGACCGGCACGTTCCGCACGGCGGCCACGCTGCTCGACAGCACGCTGCAGATGGTGCGCAACATCCCCACGCTGGCGCTGATCCCGCTGGTGATCCTGTGGTTCGGCATCGACGAGACGGCCAAGCTGTTCCTGGTGGCGCTGGGCGTGTTCTTCCCGGTGTACCTGAATACCTACCACGGCATCCGCGCGGTGGACCCGGCGCTGGTCGAGATGGCGCGCAGCTACGGCCTGTCCGGCTTCCGGCTGTACCGCGAGGTGATCCTGCCCGGCGCGCTGCCGAACATCCTCGTGGGCGTGCGGTTCTCGCTGGGCCTGATGTGGGTGATCCTGATCGTGGCGGAAACCATCTCGGCGCAGTCGGGCATCGGCTACATGACGATGAACGCGCGCGAATTCCTGCAGACCGACGTCGTGCTGGTCGGCATCCTGCTCTACGCGCTGCTGGGCAAGCTGGCCGACGTGCTGTCGCGCGGGCTTGAACGGTTCTGGCTGCGCTGGCACCCCGGCTACCAGGCCAACTAGGAGGATTCCATGCAAACGCTATTTCCCGTGGAACAGGCCGCGCTCGCGTGGGCCGAACGCGACCTGGCCCGCCGTGCGGCCGCGCGCGCCGAGGAACGCCAGGCGCCGGTGGCGGGCGGCATCGCGCTGCGCGTGCAGCAGGTGGTCAAGCGGTACGACGGCCGGGCGGTGCTGCACGGCATCGACCTCGACGTCACGCCGGGCGAGTTCGTCGCCATCGTCGGACGCAGCGGCTGCGGCAAGAGCACGC
This sequence is a window from Cupriavidus pauculus. Protein-coding genes within it:
- the ssuC gene encoding aliphatic sulfonate ABC transporter permease SsuC, with translation MTDSRPNKRPGLGQAVAPWVVPVLLIVAWQAASQLGWLSSRVLPAPLAVVEAGWSLAKSGELWRHVWVSTWRALIGLAVGGGLGLVLGLLTGTFRTAATLLDSTLQMVRNIPTLALIPLVILWFGIDETAKLFLVALGVFFPVYLNTYHGIRAVDPALVEMARSYGLSGFRLYREVILPGALPNILVGVRFSLGLMWVILIVAETISAQSGIGYMTMNAREFLQTDVVLVGILLYALLGKLADVLSRGLERFWLRWHPGYQAN